The Neurospora crassa OR74A linkage group I, whole genome shotgun sequence genome segment GGTGAACTTACGTTGCTCGCCGCGCTGAGAAGAGCAATCAGAGAGCTCTGTACAACATCGGCGTGAATGCCAACACCCCAGACCTTCTCGGTTTGTCCGGCTGCCGTACATTCTATGTAGGTAGCAGCCTTGACATCACGGCCACGGCCGACGGCGTGCTCCTTGTAGTCCTGGACATCCAGATCCACGCCAACGCTCTTAAGGGCGTTGGCCAAAGATGAAATAGGTCCGTTGCCGCGGCCTCTGAGGTTGTATTCGTGACCCTCGATAGAAATGACACCCTCGAACACACGTCCAAGGTTCTTGGTGTCCTGGGTCTTGCCCGGAGCgggcggcgccggcgagCTGGATCGGTCGGGGTTGATCGAGTAGTCGACAATGTTGAAGCGCGGGTTCTCCTCGAGGTAATATGTTTTCTTGAACAAATCGGTAATCTCGGTGGGAAGAAGCTCGCGGCCCTTCTCGTCGGCGATCCTCTGAACGACCTTGCTGAAGGCAACCTGTAGGCCACGGGGCATGTCAAGGTGGAGGTGCTGCTGGATAATCCAGGCAGTGCCGCCCTTACCACTCTGAGAATTGACGCGGATAACAGCCTGGTAATCACGTCCAATATCCTTAGGGTCAAGGGGAAGGTAGGGTACCTGCCAATAATCGGTGTACTCCTTGCCCTCCTTTTCGCGCAGGGAGAAGCCCTTCTTGATGGCGTCTTGATGAGATCCGCTGAAAGCGCACACGACGAGAGAACCGCCGTAAGGTGCACGAGGGTGTACCTCAATCTTGTTGCACTCCTCCACGGTCTTGATCACCTTGCCGAGGTCGGAGAAGTCAATGTTGGGCGAGACACCCTGGGTGTAGAGGTTGAGGGCCAGGGTAACCAAGTCAACATTGCCGGTACGCTCTCCGTTTCCAAACAGGCATCCTTCCACTCGATCGGCTCCAGCCATCTGGGCCAGCTCGGCAGCGGCAACCGCACAACCGCGGTCGTTGTGGGGGTGGAGCGATATGCACACCTTCTCGCGCTCGGTAATGTTGCGAGCAAAGTACTCCACCTGGTCGGCGTAGATGTTGGGAGTGGCCATCTCCACTGTTGCGGGGaggttgaagatgatgggGTTTTCCACTGTGGGCTCCCAGGCGGCCTTTACCGCTTCGCAAATGCGCACTGCGAACTCGGGGCTGGTATCGGAGAAGGTCTCGGGGCTGAACTCAAACGCCCACTCTGTGCCGGCCATCTCGGGGTCGTCCTTGGTCAAAGACTTGACCAGAGCTGCGCACTTGCTGGCCAATTCGACGCTCTCGTCCTCTGTGAAACCGAAAACAATTCTCCTGAAGCATTCGCTGGTAGCCAAGTAGATGTGGATgatggccttcttggctCCCTTGAGGGACTGAACTGTGCGGCGGATGAGATCTTCTCTGCAGGGCGACAGAACTTGCAGCCAAACATCGTCGGGAACGGCACCGGGAGTCTCGATAAGGCGTCTGGTAAAGTCGTAATCGGTTTGCGAGgcggaaggaaaggaaaccTCAATCTCCTTGTAGCCCAACTCGGTGAGCATCTGGAAGTATCTCCACTTCTGGTCGCCGTTCTGAGGGGAGGGTTAGCTAAGCTCGGTGACAAGACACAGGTCGCAGGTAGGCAGGAGAGGCGGCACGCATACCATGGGGTCAACCAAACTCTGGTTACCATCGCGAAGGTCGGTGGCCAGCCAGCGCGGGGCCTTGACGATAGTCTTGTTGGGCCATTGCCGGTCCGGGAGGTTCAGGGGAGGGAACGGCTTGTATTTGGTGGAGGGGTCCTTGAGCCTGAGACACGCTGTATGTTAAAACCTGTGTGCGCCGTGACACGGAGGTCACCAAGGTGGACTCGACGTAGTATGTTGTGCTTACATCGGCATCTTGAACACGGTACAAGTTGGGTGACTAGGCAACGCAATTTGGACAGAAGATGGGAAAGATCAAAGAGTGCCCGACGTTGTGACTGACGTGCTtcgggaaaaagaaagacggAAAGTGGGGTGAAGGTATGCAAGATCCCAAGGCAAATCCCCAATTGCAAAGTACGACTGGTTAGTTCAGAGCGGGAACGAAGACACTTCCCCAGAATCTGACTGACGAAAGATGATACGTTGCCCGGTATTATACCAACTCGGCGCCCGAACTCGTGAAAGTCTTCTGAGTCATTCCACCTGGTTCTCGTCTTGAAAGAGCAGCCGGCGCGTTTCCGGTAACGGGGCGTGATGGGCCTTGCTGGGGAGATCTTCGCGGGGCCAAGCTTCAACTCCAACAACCACGAGACGGGGGATCTGGGTTGCCCCACTCTCCCGGGAGGACTACAACCCTTTTTCGCCCACTTCAAACACTGGTTGTCGTCTTGAATGTCGGGCAAATGTCCAAGCTGACTCTTCCATGTAGTGTTCCGCGGGTATGCTGTGCATGTTCATCGCCACTGGTTCTGGTTTTGGGTGTTGGCATCTTTTTCCATAACGCCTTGCTGTCTGCTATCGTCAATACAGATGGCACAGACGACATAAAGGACGGCTTC includes the following:
- the leu-4 gene encoding 2-isopropylmalate synthase — encoded protein: MPMLKDPSTKYKPFPPLNLPDRQWPNKTIVKAPRWLATDLRDGNQSLVDPMNGDQKWRYFQMLTELGYKEIEVSFPSASQTDYDFTRRLIETPGAVPDDVWLQVLSPCREDLIRRTVQSLKGAKKAIIHIYLATSECFRRIVFGFTEDESVELASKCAALVKSLTKDDPEMAGTEWAFEFSPETFSDTSPEFAVRICEAVKAAWEPTVENPIIFNLPATVEMATPNIYADQVEYFARNITEREKVCISLHPHNDRGCAVAAAELAQMAGADRVEGCLFGNGERTGNVDLVTLALNLYTQGVSPNIDFSDLGKVIKTVEECNKIEVHPRAPYGGSLVVCAFSGSHQDAIKKGFSLREKEGKEYTDYWQVPYLPLDPKDIGRDYQAVIRVNSQSGKGGTAWIIQQHLHLDMPRGLQVAFSKVVQRIADEKGRELLPTEITDLFKKTYYLEENPRFNIVDYSINPDRSSSPAPPAPGKTQDTKNLGRVFEGVISIEGHEYNLRGRGNGPISSLANALKSVGVDLDVQDYKEHAVGRGRDVKAATYIECTAAGQTEKVWGVGIHADVVQSSLIALLSAASNFVGSRVGSPIIPKPVADKEVSGDVNLSVPNGANGKSIIQALESQADEM